CCACCCATGAAGGAACCGACGTGTTCTTTCACCACACGACGGTGGCCGACCGGCAATTTGATGCGCTCGAAGTCGGGCAACAGGTGGATTATACGCTCGACAGCCAAGGCGGAGCCAAAGGCCCTCGGGCGGCAACCGTCTCGCCGCAGTAAGCGGCTCTCGCACTGCGAGGACGAGCGCCTGCTAGGCGGCCTGGGCGGCAAACCGGCGATAGAGCGCCCAGTATGCGCCGCCGCGCGCGAGAAGCTCCGTATGTCGGCCCCGTTCGACGATACGACCGTGCTCCATCACCAAGACCTGATCGGCGTGGCGAATCGTACTCAGGCGATGAGCGACGACGAAGCTGGTTCGGCCGGTCAGCAGCTTTTCGAGCGCCTGTTGCACGCGGGCTTCCGTGATCGCGTCGACGCTGCTGGTGGCTTCGTCGAGAATCAGAATTCGCGGATCGGCGAGCATTGCTCGAGCGAAGCAGAT
The DNA window shown above is from Pirellulales bacterium and carries:
- a CDS encoding cold shock domain-containing protein codes for the protein MAAGTIKKIVQDKGFGFISTHEGTDVFFHHTTVADRQFDALEVGQQVDYTLDSQGGAKGPRAATVSPQ